Part of the Sorghum bicolor cultivar BTx623 chromosome 1, Sorghum_bicolor_NCBIv3, whole genome shotgun sequence genome, TGTTGATGGATTCTTGGCCTCCCGGACCTTTCTGGTTGGTCATGGCCTGACAATTGCTGACATTGTAGTTTGGTCAAATCTTGCTGGTAAGCTGTGTGTTTTTTCATCATTTTTCTTTCAGGCTGGCTCTAGGCATTGTAATGTTTAGCTTGCTGTGTCATTTTCCTTCAGGAATTGGTCAACGGTGGGAGAGTCTAAGGAAATCAAAGAAATACCAAAATCTTGTCCGCTGGTTCAACAGCATAGCTTCAGAATACGGAGACATACTGAATGAAGTTGTGGTTGCATATGTTGGGAAACGAGGAATTGGAAAATCTCCTGCACCAAGCCTTAAGGAAAAGGTACATGATTCAAAGGATCCATCAGCTCCAGAAGTTGATCTCCCAGGTGCAAAAGTTGGAAAAGTCTGTGTTCGTTTTGCCCCAGAACCTAGCGGTTACCTCCATATTGGGCATGCAAAGGCTGGGCTATTGAACAAATACTTTGCTGAAAGATACCAAGGGCGTCTAATAGTTCGATTTGATGacacaaacccttcaaaagaAAGCAATGAGTTTGTCGAGAACGTTTTAAAAGATATTGATACTTTGGGGATCAAATATGATGTTGTCACATACACATCTGATTATTTCCCAAAGCTAATGGAAATGGCTGAAAGTTTGATAAAGCAGGGTAAGGCATATGTTGATGACACACCAAAGgaggaaatgaggaaagagaggaTGGATGGTATTGAGTCAAGGTGCAGAAATAATACTGTGGAGGAAAATCTGTCATTATGGAAAGAGATGGTTAATGGAACTGAAAGGGGCATGCAGTGTTGTGTACGGGGTAAACTTGACATGCAGGATCCTAACAAGTCACTCAGGGATCCTGTTTACTACCGCTGTAATACTGATCCTCACCATCGTGTTGGTTCAAAGTACAAGGTCTATCCAACATATGACTTTGCTTGCCCATTTGTTGATGCATTGGAGGGGGTGACACATGCTCTTCGTTCCAGTGAATATCATGACAGGAATGCACAATATTATCGGATTCTTCAAGACATGGGGTTGAGGAGGGTAGAAATTTATGAATTCAGCCGATTGAATATGGTTTACACTCTTCTAAGCAAGCGGAAGCTTCTTTGGTTTGTACAAAACAAGAAGGTCGAAGATTGGACTGACCCACGTTTTCCCACTGTCCAAGGTATAGTACGACGTGGCTTGAAGATTGAGGCATTGATACAATTTATACTCCAACAGGTACACCTGTGTGCTAATGTGCTCTTGCTTTATCTTCATATTTCCTAAGTGTTTAATACTGATTTCATATCCATGTTTGATGTTTTGAAACTATATCTATTTTGTTTGTTGAAGGGTGCTTCAAAAAATCTGAATCTTATGGAGTGGGATAAACTGTGGACAATCAACAAGAAGATAATTGATCCAGTGTGCGCAAGGCATACTGCTGTGCTAAAAGACCAGCGTGTCATCTTTACTCTTACAAATGGTCCAGAGAAGCCATTTGTTCGAATTTTACCAAGGCATAAGAAATTTGAGGGTGCTGGAAAGAAGGCTACAACCTTCGCCAACAGAATTTGGTTAGATTATGCTGATGCAGCAGCCATTAGCAAGGGTGAGGAAGTAACCCTTATGGATTGGGGGAATGCTATTGTTAAAGAGATCAAGGTGGTGAGTGGAGTAATTACGGAACTAGTTGGAGAACTACATCTTGAGGGCTCCGTGAAGACAACAAAATTGAAGATCACATGGCTAGCAGATATAGAGGAGCTAGTCCCCCTCTCATTGGTTGAATTTGATTATCTCATCAGCAAGAAAAAGGTATTTATCTGCTCTCTTCACCCACTGCTTATGTACTAGCCTGTGATGCTCAAAAATATCATTTTGTGCATGA contains:
- the LOC8085509 gene encoding glutamate--tRNA ligase, cytoplasmic, with amino-acid sequence MEAKLAFSQDSPPISIICAAKFVGLPLTIDPAGSAPTLRFASGESLHGVNPILLYLASSASVSCFSGKNDIEFGHVVEWLEYAPTFLSGSEFENACSFVDGFLASRTFLVGHGLTIADIVVWSNLAGIGQRWESLRKSKKYQNLVRWFNSIASEYGDILNEVVVAYVGKRGIGKSPAPSLKEKVHDSKDPSAPEVDLPGAKVGKVCVRFAPEPSGYLHIGHAKAGLLNKYFAERYQGRLIVRFDDTNPSKESNEFVENVLKDIDTLGIKYDVVTYTSDYFPKLMEMAESLIKQGKAYVDDTPKEEMRKERMDGIESRCRNNTVEENLSLWKEMVNGTERGMQCCVRGKLDMQDPNKSLRDPVYYRCNTDPHHRVGSKYKVYPTYDFACPFVDALEGVTHALRSSEYHDRNAQYYRILQDMGLRRVEIYEFSRLNMVYTLLSKRKLLWFVQNKKVEDWTDPRFPTVQGIVRRGLKIEALIQFILQQGASKNLNLMEWDKLWTINKKIIDPVCARHTAVLKDQRVIFTLTNGPEKPFVRILPRHKKFEGAGKKATTFANRIWLDYADAAAISKGEEVTLMDWGNAIVKEIKVVSGVITELVGELHLEGSVKTTKLKITWLADIEELVPLSLVEFDYLISKKKLEEEDDFLENLNPCTRREIPALGDANMRNLKRGEIIQLERKGYYRCDAPFIRSSKPVVLFAIPDGRQQASLN